CAGGGGTTAGCTTTTCAACACGTTCCAATAAATTAAATTGTGCCTCAAATTCAGTCCCTTTTGCCAATTTCATCGCATTGGCTTTTAAAATAACTGCCCTTGGGTCAGATTTGGTATAAACAGCATGACCCATACCATAAATCAAGCCTGAGCCATCCCCTTCTTCCTTGCGGATAATCTTTTCTAGAAATGCCGCTATTTCTTCATCATCATTCCAATCTTTTACGCCATTTTCAATACAATGAACCATCTCGGACACTTTCGCATTTGCACCACCATGACGAGGGCCTTTCAAGGAACCAATCGCGCCCGCATAAGCGGAATAAGCATCTGTACCAGAAGAGGTTAAAGTGCGGCAAGTAAATGTAGAGTTATTACCACCGCCATGCTCTGCATGGAGGATTAACATAATATCCAGCAGATGTGCTTCTTCCGGAGTATAGCTTCGATCCAAACGCAATGTAGAAAGGATACTTTCTGCAATACTTTCTTCTTTGCGTAAAGGATGTAAAATCAAACTCTGATTATCGAAATTCTTCCGTTTTGCCTGATAAGCACTAATCATAATAGTAGGCATTTTTGCAATAATTTCAATGGCTTTTCTCAATTCCTGTTCAATCGTGGTAGAATCAGCATAATCATCATATGTATATAGGGCTAAAATAGAGCTAGCCATTTTATTCATAATATTTTTAGAAGGTATTTTTAAAATAACATCCTCTACAAATCCATCTGGAAGCTCACGGTACATTGCCAATACCTGCTTAAAATAATCCAGTTCCTGTTTATCTGGCAAAACACCAAATAACAGCAAATAAATGGTTTCTTCATATCCAAAGCGGTTATTGTTAACACAATCGTTTACAATATCTTTGATATTATTGCCACGGTAAATTAATTCCCCTTCAATTGGTTCCCGTTCGCCTTCATTTACTACGTAACCATGTACATTACAAATTTGGGTTAATCCCGCTAAAACACCTGTTCCATCTGCATTACGCAGTCCGCGCTTTACATCAAAGTGCTTATACAATTTACTATCTATATGATTATATTTTGTAAATTCCTCGCATAGGATATTGATAGCTTGTTGTTTTGTGCTATACCCAGCTTTATTCATGTTGCTCACAGACAAATACCTCCTTGTTCTTCTTTATCTATCATACAATATTCATTGCATCTAACCATACATTGCAAGATTAAGTATGAAATCCTGCATAATAACATTTTATCCTACAACAGCTTTAATGTCAAGTTGCACAAATATTTGTTCATAATTATGCGACATTAAATTTACAAAAATAAATGACGGAAAAGAGGAAAAATATGCGCAAAATTGTTAAAATTTTAGGGTTAACCGCATTAATATTAGGAATCCCTACCCTAGCTATTCTGATTCCAAAACAGGATGATTCCTCTGCTGTTACTTCAGAGACCCAATCAGCGACACAGCAAGTAAAAAACACGATTCCTACTTTCCAATTACTGAACCATAAAACAGGAAAAGTCTCCGAAATCTCCCAATCCGATTATGTAAAAGGGGTAGTCGCGGCTGAAATGCCAATCTCTTTTGAACCAGAAGCATTAAAAGCACAGGCAGTAGCCGCACATACTTACGCATTGCGACGATACTACCAACAACGAAAAACGCCAAGCCCGGATTTAAAAGGCGCCCAGCTCTCCACAGATCCTTCTATCTGCCAAGCATTTGTCTCTCAGGAAGAACTGAAACAGCGCTGGGGAGATGCTTATGAAACAAATTGGAATAAAATCTCTCAAGCTGTAGATGAGGTAATCGAACAAATTATTACATATGATAACCAGCCCATTGTTGCTGCTTACCATTCCTTATCAGGAGGGACTACTGAAGCAGCCAAATCGGTTTGGGGACAGGATGTACCTTACTTACAGCCAGTAGATAGCAGCACTGACGCACAACAGCCTAACTACGAAAATACTGTTATGATAGAAGAAAAGAAAGTAAAACAAACCTTAAAAGAACATTTAAAAGCAGAGATGCCAGAAGATCCAAACCACTGGTTTTCCATTCTATCCAAAACATCATCAGGTTCAGTAGACAAAGTAAAAGTGGGGAATGTAGAAACAACAGGACTGGAAATACGGAGTATATTTGGTTTAAAATCTTCTAATTTTGAAATTTCGTATCAAGATGGAGTATTCCATTTCACCACAAAAGGGCATGGACATGGAGTTGGTATGAGCCAATATGGAGCAAATGAGCTGGCGAAACAAGGAAAGACGTGGCAGGATATTATTAACCATTATTATTCCAATGTCTCTTTAATTAATATCAATGACCTACCATTGGAAAACACATGATTTTTCATGAATATTTTATGAGAAGACCAATAATAAAATAGCTGGAATGAACGTTGTAACCGTAGATCTTTCAATTCGATTCCATTTCCATCCAATTTAAATTAGTAATGTGGATATGATAGTAGTTTATATCATAAAGATACAATAATTAACATACTAGATATAATTGTAAAATTAACTATTTGCACAATATTTGTTTTACAATCACCATTCTAATTTTCTATTATCATTTTGCTTTACTCCAAACAAAGAAAAACTTTTTATTCTTACTAGTAATACTGATAAAGATGATTTCTTAAATTAGACAAGAAAAAGCAGGGAAAACTAATTTCCCTGCTTTGTTCTTTATAACAGATAAACTGGCAAATCACTTTTAATTGCAGAGGTGGATTTTTCTGCTGGTTTTGTTTCAGTTTTTTTCTGTGTTGTTTTCTTTTCTGTTTTTGTTTTTGAAGCAGATGTTCTTTTTTTGCGAGTAGTAGTTGTCTTTTTTGGCGTCGCTTTGCTTTCTGTCGCTTTTGGAGCTGCCGCTTCTACCGTTTCCGGAGCAGGATTGCCTACTACCGCAGTTGTTGCTTCTGCTGCTTTGTTTGCATTTGTTGCACGCATAATGCTTTCTTTACCTACTGCCAATGAAATCAACCTCCTGTGCTAGCGCCATATATTCTTTGGCGCTTCTGCTGCTTTTTTTATATGCAATCACTGGCCTGCTGTTATCCTGTGCCCATTCAATCGAGCTATCCACCCGGATATACGATTGGAAGGTATAAACATCTTCCAATTCACGCAATGTTGCCAGTGTTTGTTTAAAGTAATTTTTCCGCTCGTCCACTTTGGTGATAGCAATTCCCATTAAAGATAAATCAGGGGATATTTTCTTGACATCATTTAAAAACTCAAACATATTCGCTAAACCAAACAATCCCCAAGGGCTGGCTTCCACCGGAATAATCAATTGATCCGACGCACACATAATATTCATTACCCATCCGCCTAAAGTAGGTGGAGCGTCAATAAAAATATAATCGTAAGTATTGGATTCCCGAATGGTTTTTAAGCAATTTTTTAAAATCAATTCCCTTTGCCATTTGGTAAACAACTCATACTCAATCGAGCTCATCAGGGTAGAAGATGGAATCAAATCCAAATTTTCATATTCTGTATGAACAATATACCCTTGCAAATCATCCTGTTTTTTGATAGCATAATATAAATTTTTTTCACTTTTCGCCATCTCTAACACCTGATCTTCTGGAAAAAATGCCAAGGATAAATTCAGCTGCATATCACCATCAATCATCAACACTTTTTTCCCCTCTAACGATAGCGCATACGCAATGTTAGAACAAGTGGTGGACTTTCCACTGCCCCCCTTGTTATTTGCAAAACAGATTACCTTTGTCGTCATGGATGACTCTCCTTATGATTATTGTCCTTATATAAAACTATCTTTTTTATTTTTATTATAGCACAAGCTCTTGTTCTCCACAAGTATTTTACCAGTAATTTAGCACTACCTGTATTGGGTGATGTAAACTTATTGAAACATCTGAATTTTATATTGTCTACTATCTTTTTATCCTAAAAATATTGAGAATAGTGACCCTTTGATAAGAAAGCATATAAAACAATAAAGATAATTTGACAAAATACAATTTTAAGTGTTAGAATTACTCCTTAACTGGAATTTGTAATATAAATTAATTCAGCAGGATACAATGAAAACCGAACATTTAAAAAAGAATGAAATTGATATCGCAGTTATTTCCAGTGATGAAAAAATAATTGTTGATGCCCAATCTGCTTTAGATCTGGTAATGACAATCCAATATGAAACAGGAGAAACTAAAATTGTGATAGATAAAAGGGTAATTTGTAATGATTTATTTATTCTCAGTACCGGAATTTCAGGAAAAATTTTGCAAAAATAAACAAATTATCAGGTAAAGGTTGCGATTTATGGGGACTATTCCCATTATACCAGCAAACCTCTCCATGATTTTATTTATGAATCAAACCATGGTAAGGATTTCTTTTTTGTAGGGACAAAGGAAGAAGCCATTCAAAAACTAAGTAGCACATAATAAATGGTGCAAATTCCAGTTTTGTAAAGGAAATCAAAACCTCTATTTTTCTGGCAGCCTGATTTCCTTCCAGGATATGTGTCAAATTCACTTTATAATTTTTGTTTCTCTAATTGATTTCAAAGAATAATCTAATAGAACAATTTTTAGTTTGACTCCCTTAAATTTTTATTTTATACTAAAAAATACAATCATAATAAGAAGGTGAAAAAATGGAAATTCAAGAAGTCTCCCATGTAAACGAATCTCTAATAAAAGAACTATCTCAAATTTGGGAAAAATCTGTAAGGACGACTCATCTCTTTTTAACAGAAGCAGATATCCAAAAAATTTCAAGCTACTTACCAGATGCATTCCGTTCCGTTTCCTATTTAGCAATCGCGAAATTAGAACAAAAACCGATTGGTTTTGTTGGTGTAGACAACAATAGAATAGAAATGCTTTTCTTGTTACCAGAAGAACAAGGAAAAGGATTTGGAAAACAATTGCTGAACTACGCCATCCATCAATACCATGCCACAAAACTTTGTGTAAACGAACAAAACCCTAATGCTAAAGATTTCTATGAACATATGGGTTTTCAGGTTTATAAACGCACAGGGAAAGACGAACAAGGAGATCCTTTCCCTTTGCTTTATATGGAACTCAATAATAAGGAGGTTGTATCATGAGCATTCCAAATGACCCGATAATTTTATTAAGTTATATTAACACAAAATTGAGGGATGAATTTCCATCGTTAGAAGAACTTTGCCAAACACTTTGTTTGGATCAACAAGAAATTTGTTCTAAACTAGGCAAAATAGGATATGACTATGATCCGGAATCCAATAAATTTGTTTAATTCTTAACCACTATTTTACCATTCAATTGGATATCACTGGTTTCTATCTTTTATCTGTATTGATTCTCATGCATTCAGAAAAATATTATCAATCAATATAAATAAAAGAGAAGTTATTTTAGAAATGATAATGCTCTATTTCCTTTATATAACAATAAAAAACGCTCTGAGAAATCAGAGCGTTTTTTTCATATGCTTATGAAAAAGCGGTTTATTTTCTTTTTTTCAGTGCAATTGTTGCAACACCGGCTAATGCTAATACAACCACACCTGCAATTGGTGCAAAGTCCCCTGTTTTAGCTGGGTTCTTAGTTGTTGTGGTTGTTTGCCCTGTCCCTGTACCTGTAATTTGGTCACCTACAGCTACAAGCCCTTCTATTGCTGCTTTTACTGATTTTGTCGCTGCATCCACTTCTTCTTGGTCTGCGTTTTCATCCTCTATTACCGCATTCGCTTCCGCTACTGCTGCTTTTAATACGCTATAGCTTTCCGCTGTGTATGCTGCTTCTTCTTTTGCACTTGCTATTGCTACTGCTGTTTCCAGGAGGCTCTTATCTGCTTTGTATCTTAATTGCAGCATTGCCGCTATTAAGTTATCAATTGCTTCATTAATTTGTTCCTGGCTTGCTTTTTCATTTGCAAATACTTGTTTTGCTGCTTCCCATTCTGGTGCAAATACTTCCCATGTTTCTGGAGTGTAGTTGCTTTCTTCATAGGTTTCACATTCATTGAGCAGTTTTTCTAATTGACTCTTATCTGCATCTGGCAGTTTTTCCAATGCACTGTATGCATTGTACAGATCGTTATATGCTTTATCTATTACGCTCTGTACTGCATTATCGTCATCCAATACGTTCTTAGCTTGTTCTAGAGCTGCTACAAAATTGTCTTTTGCCGCTCCATCCACATATTCATCTAAATTCGTATCTTTTACTGCATTGTACAATTCCTGTAATGCT
This is a stretch of genomic DNA from Clostridium facile. It encodes these proteins:
- a CDS encoding DUF4250 domain-containing protein, giving the protein MSIPNDPIILLSYINTKLRDEFPSLEELCQTLCLDQQEICSKLGKIGYDYDPESNKFV
- a CDS encoding ParA family protein gives rise to the protein MTTKVICFANNKGGSGKSTTCSNIAYALSLEGKKVLMIDGDMQLNLSLAFFPEDQVLEMAKSEKNLYYAIKKQDDLQGYIVHTEYENLDLIPSSTLMSSIEYELFTKWQRELILKNCLKTIRESNTYDYIFIDAPPTLGGWVMNIMCASDQLIIPVEASPWGLFGLANMFEFLNDVKKISPDLSLMGIAITKVDERKNYFKQTLATLRELEDVYTFQSYIRVDSSIEWAQDNSRPVIAYKKSSRSAKEYMALAQEVDFIGSR
- a CDS encoding citrate synthase gives rise to the protein MNKAGYSTKQQAINILCEEFTKYNHIDSKLYKHFDVKRGLRNADGTGVLAGLTQICNVHGYVVNEGEREPIEGELIYRGNNIKDIVNDCVNNNRFGYEETIYLLLFGVLPDKQELDYFKQVLAMYRELPDGFVEDVILKIPSKNIMNKMASSILALYTYDDYADSTTIEQELRKAIEIIAKMPTIMISAYQAKRKNFDNQSLILHPLRKEESIAESILSTLRLDRSYTPEEAHLLDIMLILHAEHGGGNNSTFTCRTLTSSGTDAYSAYAGAIGSLKGPRHGGANAKVSEMVHCIENGVKDWNDDEEIAAFLEKIIRKEEGDGSGLIYGMGHAVYTKSDPRAVILKANAMKLAKGTEFEAQFNLLERVEKLTPGVFAKVKQVDKVMSANVDLYSGLVYRMLGIPDELFTPLFATARITGWAAHRMEELLTGGKIIRPAYKAITKRKEYVPLEQR
- the spoIID gene encoding stage II sporulation protein D, giving the protein MRKIVKILGLTALILGIPTLAILIPKQDDSSAVTSETQSATQQVKNTIPTFQLLNHKTGKVSEISQSDYVKGVVAAEMPISFEPEALKAQAVAAHTYALRRYYQQRKTPSPDLKGAQLSTDPSICQAFVSQEELKQRWGDAYETNWNKISQAVDEVIEQIITYDNQPIVAAYHSLSGGTTEAAKSVWGQDVPYLQPVDSSTDAQQPNYENTVMIEEKKVKQTLKEHLKAEMPEDPNHWFSILSKTSSGSVDKVKVGNVETTGLEIRSIFGLKSSNFEISYQDGVFHFTTKGHGHGVGMSQYGANELAKQGKTWQDIINHYYSNVSLININDLPLENT
- a CDS encoding GNAT family N-acetyltransferase, coding for MEIQEVSHVNESLIKELSQIWEKSVRTTHLFLTEADIQKISSYLPDAFRSVSYLAIAKLEQKPIGFVGVDNNRIEMLFLLPEEQGKGFGKQLLNYAIHQYHATKLCVNEQNPNAKDFYEHMGFQVYKRTGKDEQGDPFPLLYMELNNKEVVS